The following proteins are encoded in a genomic region of Oceanibaculum nanhaiense:
- a CDS encoding SDR family NAD(P)-dependent oxidoreductase: MRRILVTGSGSGIGAATARQLAGPGTSIVLHALKNREGCERVADELRAKGAETHIVLADLTRAAEADRLIDEAVSALGGLDVLVANAGFPELKRFGALERADLDRCYSVILGGLFQMAKRALPALKASQDGRVIAISTLNAHVFRPNYPLCPASAAAKAGSEALIRALAVELAPYKVTANCVAPGLILKDADTEQFYDDSEMKPLLAHIPLGRPGEPAEVAAMIGFLCSPAASYVTGQVIHVNGGII, encoded by the coding sequence ATGAGGCGTATTCTGGTGACGGGGTCGGGCAGCGGTATCGGGGCGGCCACGGCGCGGCAACTGGCCGGGCCGGGCACATCCATCGTGCTGCACGCGCTGAAGAATCGGGAGGGCTGCGAACGCGTCGCGGATGAGCTGCGGGCCAAGGGCGCCGAAACCCATATCGTTCTGGCGGACCTCACGCGGGCGGCGGAGGCCGACCGGCTGATCGATGAGGCTGTCTCCGCCCTGGGCGGGCTGGACGTGCTGGTGGCCAATGCCGGCTTTCCGGAGCTGAAGCGCTTCGGTGCGCTGGAACGGGCCGATCTCGACCGCTGCTACAGCGTTATTCTGGGCGGGCTGTTCCAGATGGCGAAGCGGGCGCTGCCGGCGCTGAAAGCATCGCAGGACGGGCGGGTGATCGCCATCAGCACGCTGAACGCCCATGTGTTCCGGCCGAATTATCCGCTCTGCCCGGCCTCGGCAGCGGCCAAGGCGGGGTCGGAGGCGCTGATCCGGGCGCTGGCGGTGGAGCTTGCGCCCTACAAGGTGACAGCCAATTGCGTGGCGCCGGGGCTGATCCTGAAGGATGCCGATACCGAGCAGTTCTACGATGATTCGGAGATGAAGCCGCTGCTGGCGCATATTCCGCTGGGCCGTCCCGGGGAGCCGGCGGAGGTGGCCGCGATGATCGGCTTCCTGTGCAGCCCGGCGGCATCCTACGTCACCGGACAGGTCATTCATGTGAATGGCGGCATTATCTGA
- a CDS encoding glycosyltransferase family 2 protein, which produces MTARPSDYTISCIVPVHNEGPDILGFLRQLHGLLKKQTSRFEIVLVDDGSTDDSLFAVAAEAEALGLVLVRFSRNFGKEAAMTAGLQKARGDVVIIIDADLQEPMEVIPQMLEHWHAGYDMIYAVRDSRKDETLLKRVGVRLFYYLMAQGNSTEVPPDARDFRLMDRKVVAALNQLPERNRFMKGLFSWVGFRSLAIPVRIAPRRIGRSSFSFLRLAELALTGITSFSNVPLRIWGGIGFVISLMAFLFALYTIVKTLVFGADVPGFPTIVVSIMFFTGIQLLSIGILGEYISRVFIEVKQRPHYLIAEEIDRSPLRDPTA; this is translated from the coding sequence ATGACCGCACGCCCCAGCGACTACACGATCAGCTGCATCGTTCCGGTGCATAATGAAGGGCCCGACATCCTTGGCTTTCTGCGCCAGCTTCATGGCCTGCTGAAAAAGCAGACCAGCCGGTTCGAGATCGTGCTGGTGGACGATGGCAGCACCGACGACAGCCTGTTCGCGGTCGCCGCCGAGGCGGAGGCGCTGGGCCTCGTGCTGGTCCGCTTCTCGCGCAATTTCGGCAAGGAAGCGGCGATGACCGCCGGCCTGCAGAAAGCACGCGGCGATGTCGTCATCATCATCGATGCCGATCTGCAGGAGCCGATGGAGGTGATTCCGCAGATGCTGGAGCACTGGCATGCGGGCTATGACATGATCTATGCCGTGCGCGACAGCCGCAAGGACGAGACGTTGCTGAAGCGTGTCGGCGTGCGGCTGTTCTATTATCTGATGGCGCAGGGCAACAGCACAGAGGTACCGCCCGACGCGCGGGATTTCCGGCTGATGGACCGCAAGGTGGTGGCGGCGCTGAACCAGCTGCCCGAGCGCAACCGTTTCATGAAGGGCCTGTTCAGCTGGGTCGGCTTCCGCAGCCTCGCCATTCCGGTCCGTATCGCGCCGCGCCGCATCGGCCGCTCCTCCTTCAGCTTCCTGCGGCTGGCGGAACTGGCGCTGACCGGCATCACCTCCTTCTCCAACGTGCCGCTGCGGATCTGGGGCGGGATCGGCTTCGTGATCTCGCTGATGGCCTTCCTGTTCGCCCTCTACACCATCGTGAAGACGCTGGTGTTCGGCGCCGATGTGCCGGGCTTCCCCACCATCGTCGTCTCCATCATGTTCTTCACCGGCATCCAGCTGCTGTCGATCGGCATCCTCGGCGAATATATCAGCCGCGTCTTCATCGAGGTGAAGCAGCGCCCGCACTATCTGATCGCCGAGGAGATCGACCGCAGCCCGCTGCGTGACCCTACTGCGTGA
- a CDS encoding SulP family inorganic anion transporter: protein MTRFSLPHDFFGRLRHEWLGNIRGDVLAGLVVALALIPEAIAFSIIAGVDPKIGLYASFSIAVIIAIVGGRPGMISAATAATAVLMVTLVKNHGLEYLLAATVLAGLIQILAGILRLNYVMRFVSRSVMTGFVNALAILIFLAQLPELIGVPWLTYVMVAGGLAIIYLFPRLTRIVPSPLVCILVLTGLSIGLGLEVRTVGDMGELPSTLPMFLIPDIPLTLETLWIILPYSAAVAAVGLLESLMTASIVDELTDTQSDKRRECIGQGIANTATGFIGGMAGCAMIGQSIINVKSGGRGRLSCFCAGIFLLFMIVVLGEWVKQIPMAALVAIMIMVSIGTFSWASIRNLKDHPRSSSIVMLATVVVVVATHNLAIGVLVGVLLSGIFFAWKIAQIFRVTSTLSEDGAARTYVVEGQVFFASVEDFSASFDFKEALEKVTIDLSRAHIWDISSVAAVDTVVLKFRREGAEVELIGLNQASETIVDRLGIHDKPGALERLMGH from the coding sequence TTGACGCGATTTTCCCTTCCGCACGATTTTTTCGGACGGCTGCGCCATGAATGGCTCGGCAATATCCGCGGCGATGTACTCGCCGGCCTGGTGGTGGCGCTGGCGCTGATCCCCGAGGCCATCGCCTTCTCGATCATCGCCGGTGTCGATCCGAAGATCGGGCTCTACGCCTCCTTCTCGATTGCCGTCATCATCGCCATCGTCGGCGGCCGACCGGGCATGATCTCGGCAGCCACCGCCGCGACCGCCGTGCTGATGGTCACGCTGGTGAAGAATCACGGGCTGGAATATCTGCTGGCCGCCACCGTGCTGGCCGGGCTGATCCAGATACTGGCCGGCATCCTGCGACTGAACTACGTCATGCGCTTCGTTTCGCGCTCGGTGATGACCGGCTTCGTGAACGCGCTGGCGATCCTGATCTTCCTGGCGCAGCTGCCGGAGTTGATCGGCGTGCCCTGGCTGACCTATGTGATGGTCGCCGGCGGGCTGGCCATCATCTACCTGTTTCCGCGCCTGACCCGCATCGTGCCGTCGCCGCTGGTCTGCATCCTGGTGCTGACCGGCCTGTCCATCGGGCTGGGGCTGGAGGTGCGCACCGTGGGCGACATGGGCGAACTGCCCTCGACCCTGCCGATGTTCCTGATCCCCGATATCCCGCTGACGCTGGAGACGTTGTGGATCATCCTGCCCTATTCGGCGGCGGTGGCGGCGGTCGGCCTGCTGGAATCGCTGATGACTGCCTCCATCGTCGATGAGTTGACCGACACGCAAAGCGACAAGCGCCGCGAATGCATCGGCCAGGGCATCGCCAACACGGCGACCGGTTTCATCGGCGGCATGGCAGGCTGCGCCATGATTGGCCAGTCGATCATCAATGTGAAGTCGGGCGGCCGCGGGCGGCTGTCCTGCTTCTGCGCCGGTATCTTCCTGCTGTTCATGATCGTGGTGCTGGGCGAGTGGGTGAAGCAGATCCCGATGGCGGCGCTGGTCGCCATCATGATCATGGTGTCGATCGGCACCTTCTCCTGGGCCTCGATCCGCAATCTGAAGGACCATCCGCGCAGCTCCAGCATTGTCATGCTGGCCACCGTGGTGGTCGTGGTGGCGACGCATAACCTTGCCATCGGCGTGCTGGTCGGCGTGCTGCTGTCGGGCATCTTCTTCGCCTGGAAGATCGCGCAGATCTTCCGCGTCACCTCGACGCTGTCCGAGGATGGCGCGGCGCGCACCTATGTGGTGGAAGGCCAGGTCTTCTTTGCCTCGGTCGAGGATTTCTCCGCCTCCTTCGACTTCAAGGAGGCGCTGGAGAAAGTCACCATCGACCTCAGCCGCGCGCATATCTGGGACATATCCAGCGTGGCGGCGGTCGATACCGTCGTGCTTAAATTCCGCCGCGAAGGCGCCGAGGTCGAGCTGATCGGCCTCAACCAGGCCAGCGAGACCATCGTTGACAGGCTCGGCATCCACGATAAGCCCGGGGCGCTCGAACGCCTCATGGGGCATTGA
- a CDS encoding trimeric intracellular cation channel family protein — protein sequence MNSAILLDLLGIALFAATGALSASRKQLDIIGFLFLATITGIGGGTARDLILDVPVFWVEQPLHILICAVTAIGLFFTAHLLESRYRLLLWLDAVALAAYGVFGAYKGLLVTGSPVVAVVMGMLTGTLGGILRDVLAGEPSVLMRKEIYITAAMAGGLCYVGASLIGLALPLAAGAGFAVALGIRSGALAFGWSLPSYKGRPGRNPEDIP from the coding sequence ATGAACAGCGCGATCCTCCTCGACCTTCTGGGCATTGCCCTTTTTGCCGCGACGGGGGCGCTGTCGGCCTCGCGCAAGCAGCTGGACATCATCGGCTTCCTGTTCCTGGCGACGATCACCGGCATTGGCGGTGGCACGGCGCGCGACCTGATCCTGGACGTGCCGGTGTTCTGGGTCGAGCAGCCGCTGCACATCCTGATCTGCGCGGTGACGGCGATTGGCCTGTTCTTCACCGCGCACCTGCTGGAATCGCGCTACCGCCTGCTGCTCTGGCTGGATGCCGTGGCGCTGGCCGCCTATGGCGTGTTCGGCGCCTATAAGGGGCTGCTGGTCACCGGCTCTCCCGTGGTTGCCGTGGTCATGGGCATGCTGACCGGCACGCTGGGCGGCATATTGCGCGACGTGCTGGCGGGCGAGCCCTCGGTGCTGATGCGCAAGGAGATCTATATCACCGCGGCGATGGCCGGCGGGCTCTGCTATGTCGGCGCCAGCCTTATCGGGCTGGCGCTGCCGCTGGCCGCCGGGGCCGGCTTCGCGGTGGCGCTGGGCATCCGCAGCGGCGCGCTGGCCTTCGGCTGGTCGCTGCCCTCCTACAAGGGGCGGCCGGGCCGCAATCCGGAAGATATTCCGTGA
- a CDS encoding universal stress protein — MTKLLVLIDGSTYSKSVCDHAAWVAGRTKASVDLLHVLGRRTVSNVPADFSGNLNADARDTLLEELTSLDEQQAKLAQKRGRLILEEAKAQLTQAGVADVATKLRNGDLLETVQEFEPEADLILIGKRGEAADFASLHLGSNLERVVRASHKPVLVASRAFKPVSSFLIAYDGGPSAEKAVDHIAGGHLFPGLACRLLMTGQPDAAMKAKLEAAAAKLRAAGYDVTAGIEAGQPDAVIARIVEQEGIGLLVMGAYGHSRIRTLIIGSTTTEMIRSCLIPVMLFR; from the coding sequence ATGACCAAGCTGCTCGTGCTGATCGACGGTTCGACCTATTCGAAAAGCGTGTGCGACCATGCCGCCTGGGTGGCGGGGCGCACCAAGGCCTCGGTCGATCTGCTGCATGTGCTGGGCCGGCGCACAGTCTCGAACGTACCGGCGGACTTCAGCGGCAATCTGAACGCCGATGCGCGCGACACCCTATTGGAGGAACTCACCAGCCTCGACGAACAGCAGGCGAAGCTGGCGCAGAAGCGCGGCCGGCTGATCCTGGAGGAGGCCAAGGCGCAGCTCACCCAGGCCGGTGTCGCCGATGTCGCGACCAAGCTGCGCAATGGCGATCTGCTGGAAACCGTGCAGGAATTCGAGCCTGAGGCCGACCTGATCCTGATCGGCAAGCGCGGTGAGGCGGCGGATTTTGCCAGCCTGCATCTCGGCTCCAATCTGGAGCGCGTGGTGCGCGCCTCGCACAAGCCGGTGCTGGTCGCCTCGCGCGCCTTCAAGCCGGTGAGCAGCTTCCTCATCGCCTATGATGGTGGGCCGAGCGCCGAGAAGGCGGTGGATCATATCGCCGGGGGCCATCTTTTCCCTGGCCTGGCCTGCCGCCTGCTGATGACCGGCCAGCCGGACGCGGCCATGAAGGCGAAGCTGGAAGCGGCGGCGGCCAAGCTGCGCGCCGCCGGCTATGACGTCACTGCCGGCATCGAGGCCGGGCAGCCGGATGCCGTGATCGCCCGCATTGTCGAGCAGGAGGGCATCGGCCTGCTGGTGATGGGTGCCTATGGCCATTCCCGCATCCGCACCCTGATCATAGGCAGCACCACGACCGAGATGATCCGCTCCTGCCTCATCCCGGTCATGCTGTTCCGCTAA
- a CDS encoding MBL fold metallo-hydrolase, producing MKIRGFSLPAAAVAVTLGFAVAGAAQAATVKITPLGSHEGEFCSFDRAMVFEDPDGTRILYDAGRTVAGVDDPRLGKIDAVLVSHMHGDHVGDRHIPAVGAGACGRPDIATVALPDTLSVKIAAAKGARIVTGSEMPSFFAAKLKEVGGDPQKSELVRFGASRKVGGVTVTTVPAAHSNGIAPGMIGGPFAEMLSKAGLTAYAGPPTGYVLTFSNGLVAYLSGDTGVTAEQQVVVGDQYKAKLVVMNIGDTFTTGPTEAAYVVNELIKPAAVIPSHANQPSTEGGKLIAGSRTDIFAKAVTAPVHLPLSGRTMVFDGAAKCVSGC from the coding sequence ATGAAAATCAGGGGCTTTAGTCTGCCTGCCGCAGCGGTTGCTGTGACGCTGGGCTTCGCTGTCGCGGGTGCGGCCCAGGCCGCCACGGTGAAGATCACGCCGCTGGGTAGCCATGAGGGCGAATTCTGCAGCTTCGACCGGGCGATGGTCTTCGAGGACCCGGACGGCACGCGCATCCTCTACGATGCCGGGCGCACGGTTGCCGGTGTGGATGATCCACGCCTCGGCAAGATCGATGCCGTGCTGGTCAGCCACATGCATGGCGACCATGTCGGCGACCGCCATATTCCGGCGGTCGGGGCCGGTGCCTGTGGCCGGCCGGACATCGCCACCGTGGCGCTGCCCGACACGCTGTCGGTGAAGATCGCCGCCGCCAAGGGGGCAAGGATCGTGACCGGCAGCGAGATGCCGTCCTTCTTTGCCGCCAAGCTGAAGGAAGTTGGCGGCGACCCGCAGAAATCCGAGCTGGTGCGCTTCGGCGCCTCGCGTAAGGTCGGCGGCGTTACCGTCACCACCGTGCCGGCGGCACACTCCAACGGCATCGCGCCCGGCATGATCGGCGGCCCGTTCGCCGAGATGCTCTCCAAGGCCGGGCTCACCGCCTATGCCGGCCCGCCGACCGGCTATGTGCTGACCTTCAGCAATGGCCTCGTCGCCTACCTGTCCGGTGATACCGGCGTGACTGCCGAGCAGCAGGTGGTGGTCGGCGACCAGTACAAGGCGAAGCTTGTGGTCATGAATATCGGAGATACCTTCACCACCGGCCCGACCGAGGCCGCCTATGTGGTGAACGAGCTGATCAAGCCGGCGGCGGTGATTCCGTCGCATGCCAACCAGCCCTCTACCGAGGGCGGCAAGCTGATCGCCGGTAGCCGCACCGACATCTTCGCCAAGGCGGTGACGGCACCGGTGCATCTGCCGCTGTCCGGCCGCACCATGGTGTTCGATGGCGCGGCGAAGTGCGTCTCGGGCTGCTGA